Part of the Candidatus Neomarinimicrobiota bacterium genome, ATTATCCCATCTCAGGTCTCCAGGACGGTGGATGAAGTGGTCCAAGCAGTAGTAGATCTGTCCAAACGCCGCTGGGGCGGGTTAATCGTGATGCAGCAGGATGCCGGATTGAAGGGTATAATTGAGAAAGGCGTTCCGATTAAGGCGAACGTCTCCAGCAATTTAATTGTCTCGATATTTAATCCCAGTTCACCACTCCATGACGGTGCGATTATCATCCACGAGGATACCATTGAGGCAGCCAAATGTATTCTGCCCCTGTCAGAACGATTAGAAATCGATCCGAACCTTGGCACCAGGCATCTGGCCGCCCTGGGGTTATCAGAGGAATCCGACGCGATGGTCGTGGTCGTCTCCGAAGAAACCGGCCGGGTTTCTCTGGCACACGAGGGGATTCTGAACCGTAACCTGGATGAGGATCTCCTAAAGGCCAAACTCTCCAAAACGTTGATAAGTGAGGGTTCCTCGTAGAAACACTTTTTTATCGACTATCAAAGCAGTAGCATTACGAGACACCTTGTTTTTTTGTAGAAGACGCATCTGAGAATAAATGGCCGAAGATTGTTCCTCTCAGATCTTCGGGGGGCCAACGGAAAAGTCTGCCAATAGGAAGAACATCTTCTGTAACTGATATTGTGTCGGTTAAGATATGGAGTTGTACGAATCATCTATGCAGCGACTATTTCATACCAATCTCTGGACGATGTTGTTGGTTCTTATCGGATCATTTTTTGTCCCCCATCCAATACAATCGCAGAAAAAAAATCAACCGAAATACCAGCATGTCGATTCAGCGCCGGAATCATGGTTAACTGAGGTCACGTCCGACAGAAACCTGTACCGAATTTACAGGAATGGGAACGAGTACCGGATAGTTGTCACTGTCGATTCCATTGAGTGGAAGCAGTTTAACGCTGAAGAACGCAAAGCATACCCCGGAATACCCGGTGCCGCAATTACAATGGACGAGGGGAAGCCCGTCCTTCCGGTAATCTCATTGCCAATCGCTTTACCGCGGAATGTCCTTCCGGAAGTCCAGTTCAGCCAGGGGTCGATTCGCTCGGCAAAATCACCGGGATCCCCGGCGGTTTTTAGTGATATACCCAAGGGTATTTCCAGAAAGGATGTGAAATACGTCCGTCCGGATTTTTCGTATCCGGCAGAGAAAGTATTCGTGAAACGAATCGGGTCCTCTGCTTTCGGTGTTGTAAAAATTTTCCCTGTAACATGGAATGGTTCGAATGACAGATATGAGTGGAGCCAAAAACTCGAACTGACACTTACGTTTGCTGAATCCCATAAATCACCCGCAGGGAAAACGATCTCCAAGCATCCTGCAATACACTCGGTGATAAACCCGGAAATGGCCGAATTCACACAGCAGACAAACGGGATTCAAGTGAACCAGCAGAATGAATCGGGTAGCATCCCAGGGAATTATTATGAATCTGTACGGCTCACTGTTTCTGAATCGGGTATGTATCGGATCAGGGCATCGACATTGATGGACAGCCTGGAAGACCACACGTCCATAGATCCGCAAACACTGCGTCTTTTTCATCGCGGGAAAGAGCAACATATCTACGTAAAATCGACAACGAACAACCGGTTCCGTGGCACAGATTACCTGGAGTTTTATGCCGAAATTCCTAGGGGGACCTCTCCCGGCCAGTATTGGGATCCGTATAACAGTGAGGGTGTTTACTGGCTGGTTTGGGGGCACGAGCAGGGGAAGCGGTTCGCTGTCCAATCTGCCGAGCCGGCCGAGCCGAATCCGTATTATGTCCGATCCTACTCTCACACTATTCATTTTGAGGACGAGCGATATTTCGAGCGACTCGGGGACCTGAACACCAATCTCAACTCATACACACTGGACAATTGGTTTCATAGCAGTCCGTTGTCTGCCGGTACGATCTCGGAGTTTCCGTTTTCGCTTCCCGGAGTGGATAACAGTTCTCTCAGCGATGTCCGGTTCGTTGCTGAGTTTCGGGGTCTATCGACAGAACAGGCGGCAAATCATCAGGCGGAATTATATCTGAACGATCGGTATCTGGGTCGTACATCCCGGTTTCAAAATAAACAGACGATCACCTTTACCGGCGACTCAGGCTATCCAAATCAATATTTAGTTAATGGTACAAACAGACTCGGTATTTCTGTAACGGAGATCAGCAATGAGTTTGAATCGCTGGCATTAAACTGGTTTGAGGTAACCTATGACCGGCTGTTCGAGGCCCATTCGAACTTCATCGAGTTCACAGCCCCGGAAGATATTGTATTGAACAGGGTTTACGAGTACACCATCGAGAATTTTGCCGATCCAAATATTCATATCTATAGAAATGATGGAGTTCGGTTGGTCGACTTTCACACTAATTTCGATGAAAATTCCGGGAGCTATCGCGCGGTGTTGCAAATGAACCACCGGAATCCAGTTGCCCGGTATTATGCCGCGAGCAATACAGGTGTCAAGCCCCTGGAAACCTTGGAGTACGTCAATCTGCAGTCTGAGCAGGATGGAAGCGGCACCGCCAATTATCTTATAATTATGGCGGAAGAATATACAGAATCTGTGGACGAATGGGTAGCATACAGAGAAAGTCAGGGTTGGCGAACGAAAACGATATCATTGGAAACCATTTACCGGGAATATAACTACGGTTATCGATCGCCGAGAGCTATCCGGGAGGCCATCTCCGTCGCATATCGAGCGCTCCCGCCGGGCGAATTATTACACGTGCTCCTCATCGGTGGGACTAACACAAATCTCCGTACGGCCGGCCGCAGCGATTTACCGATGCCATTTTTCCAGACATACAAGTACGGTGCATCGGCCACCGACTATTACTATGCAAACTTAGATACGACCGATTTGTTACCGGAAGCTGCCGTTGGACGCATTCCGGTGAGCAGCAGTGAGCAACTCGAAGCAGTGTTCGCAAAGATACAAGCCTATGAAACGGAAGCCCCGTACAGCGAATGGCGTAACAAAAGTCTGTTTATCGCCGGCTACGATCAGGTATTCAAAGAACAAACGGAGGATTTAATTCGTTTCCAGGCCGGCGAAAAGATATTCCCGGAACGACTGCTGATCGACCTCACGTCGACACAAAGCCGGTTTTATGGTGGTTCGGCTGAACTCCTAAGTTACTTTAATTCGGGCGTGTACCATGTGAATTTTATGGGACATGGCGGCGGTGCCGTTTGGGCGGATCGCTCGCTGTTTCTCCGGGAAGATATTTCGCAACTCCGGAATGAAACTTTATACCCATTTGTGACCAGTATGACCTGTTTTACCGGGGCAATCGAGTCCGGCCGCGGATTAGGGGAACTCATGCTCAGAGAACCCGAAGCCGGTGCCATCGGATGGTACGGCTCATCGGGGTTAGGCTGGATCTGGAATGATTATCTGCTGATGTACGATCTGCCAAAATATCTTCAGGAAAGTCGCTATACCCTTGGAAACATTGTTAACCTGTCGCGTATCCACTATATCGCCCGCGCTCCGCGCTCCGGGTACAGTTACCTAGTCCCGACAATGATATACCAGTACAATCTAATTGGCGATCCGGCAACTACACTTGCAGTCCCGGAAAACACCGAAGATCTCACACTGGAATCGCATAATATTGAACCTGGAGACCCGCTCAGTTTTTTATCCACAGAAGCTTCGCAAACGATCATACAAATTTACGATAGTGACAATATCCCATTGT contains:
- the cdaA gene encoding diadenylate cyclase CdaA, which translates into the protein MDLFRIGFITVTLIDIIDILAIAWLFYQLYQIFRGTRAAQMLVGLAVIMFASFLFQALNFSGMSWLLRHIQTIWVIAFVILFQPELRRVLIYIGQNQLFQKIIPSQVSRTVDEVVQAVVDLSKRRWGGLIVMQQDAGLKGIIEKGVPIKANVSSNLIVSIFNPSSPLHDGAIIIHEDTIEAAKCILPLSERLEIDPNLGTRHLAALGLSEESDAMVVVVSEETGRVSLAHEGILNRNLDEDLLKAKLSKTLISEGSS